In Planctomycetota bacterium, one DNA window encodes the following:
- a CDS encoding glycosylase, with protein sequence MISRSLCPFLGRITAAARTLATLALVSLSFATTVIAVEFPKELTEFEPAEASPIFTGAGPGHWDVKIRERGYIVREGGQYRMWYTGYDGQKPSIKLLGYATSDDGLSWTRWPRNPLVRDHWVEDMQVLRVGDTWYMVAEGLNDLAELLTSRDGVEWKLHGSLDVRRVNGQPIEPGPYGTPTLWRERDKWYLYYERRDAGIWLATSTDLKTWTNTSDEPVIARGPTPYDQYAVAMNQVVKYQGRYYAVYHAADTPEWKRWSTNLAASDDLIHWEKYPGNPLVMNESSGILVDDGQKFRLYTMHDQVRVRYSKHTPAARLNQ encoded by the coding sequence ATCATTTCGCGCTCTCTTTGCCCATTCCTGGGACGAATCACCGCCGCGGCGCGTACGCTTGCCACGTTAGCGCTGGTCTCCTTGTCCTTTGCCACCACCGTCATCGCCGTCGAGTTCCCCAAAGAACTCACCGAGTTCGAGCCCGCCGAAGCCAGCCCCATCTTCACCGGCGCCGGCCCCGGCCACTGGGACGTCAAGATTCGCGAACGCGGCTACATCGTCCGCGAAGGTGGCCAGTATCGAATGTGGTACACCGGGTACGACGGCCAAAAACCTTCGATCAAGCTGTTGGGCTACGCCACCAGCGATGACGGCCTGAGCTGGACGCGCTGGCCGCGAAACCCGCTCGTCCGCGACCATTGGGTCGAAGACATGCAGGTTCTCCGCGTCGGCGATACCTGGTACATGGTGGCCGAGGGGCTGAACGACCTTGCCGAGTTGCTGACCTCGCGCGATGGAGTCGAATGGAAGCTGCACGGCTCGCTCGACGTGCGGCGCGTGAATGGCCAGCCGATCGAACCCGGCCCGTACGGCACGCCGACCCTCTGGCGCGAGCGCGACAAGTGGTACTTGTACTACGAGCGGCGCGACGCCGGCATCTGGCTGGCGACTTCGACCGATCTGAAGACCTGGACGAACACCAGCGACGAGCCGGTCATCGCCCGCGGGCCAACGCCCTACGATCAATACGCCGTGGCGATGAACCAGGTCGTGAAGTACCAGGGACGTTACTACGCGGTCTACCACGCGGCCGACACGCCCGAGTGGAAGCGATGGTCGACGAACCTGGCGGCCAGCGACGACTTGATCCACTGGGAAAAGTATCCCGGCAATCCGCTGGTGATGAACGAATCGAGTGGCATCCTGGTCGACGACGGCCAGAAGTTCCGGCTGTACACCATGCACGACCAGGTCCGCGTGCGCTACTCGAAGCACACGCCCGCGGCGCGCCTCAATCAATAA